From one Bacillus sp. Marseille-P3661 genomic stretch:
- the glmU gene encoding bifunctional UDP-N-acetylglucosamine diphosphorylase/glucosamine-1-phosphate N-acetyltransferase GlmU produces the protein MIKRFAVILAAGQGTRMKSKLYKVLHPVCGKPMVEHVVDQISQLDDVSKIVTVVGHGAEKVQQYLGEKSEYVLQAEQLGTAHAVMQAEGLLGQQEGITLVICGDTPLITANTIKALINEHETTNAKATVLTAYAQDPTGYGRVLRNHNGLVEKIVEHKDASETELTVKEINTGTYCFDNQALFAALKNVNNNNAQGEFYLPDVIEILKNNGENVSAYQTGDFEETLGVNDRIALAQAEDIMKKRINRNHMRNGVTIIDINNTYISSDAVIGADTIIYPGTVIKGNSIIGEDCVIGPNSEIGNCSISDRTEIKHSVAYDSTIGSDVNIGPFAHIRPQSNIEDEVKIGNFVEVKKSSFGRGSKASHLSYIGDAEVGRDVNLGCGAITVNYDGEKKYLTKIEDGVFVGCNANLVAPVTIGENSFIAAGSTITEDVPANSLSIARSRQTNKEGYIEKKKN, from the coding sequence ATGATAAAACGTTTTGCCGTTATTTTAGCTGCAGGTCAAGGAACGAGGATGAAATCTAAATTATATAAAGTATTACATCCGGTTTGTGGCAAACCGATGGTTGAGCATGTTGTTGATCAAATTTCTCAACTTGATGATGTAAGCAAAATTGTGACTGTTGTTGGTCATGGCGCTGAAAAGGTTCAACAGTATTTAGGTGAAAAAAGTGAGTATGTGCTACAAGCAGAGCAACTGGGAACTGCACATGCAGTAATGCAAGCAGAAGGTCTTCTTGGACAGCAAGAAGGCATCACCCTTGTTATTTGCGGAGACACACCATTAATTACTGCAAATACAATTAAGGCACTAATAAATGAACATGAAACAACAAATGCAAAAGCTACTGTACTGACAGCTTATGCGCAAGACCCAACAGGATATGGCCGAGTGCTACGAAATCATAACGGACTAGTTGAAAAAATAGTAGAACATAAAGATGCGAGTGAAACTGAGTTAACAGTTAAAGAAATTAATACAGGTACTTATTGTTTCGATAATCAAGCGCTTTTTGCAGCATTGAAAAATGTAAATAATAATAATGCCCAAGGTGAATTTTATTTACCAGATGTTATTGAAATACTAAAAAACAATGGTGAAAATGTATCAGCTTATCAAACAGGTGATTTCGAAGAAACCTTAGGTGTAAATGATCGAATAGCTTTGGCTCAAGCCGAAGATATTATGAAAAAGAGAATTAATCGCAATCATATGAGAAATGGTGTAACTATTATTGATATAAATAATACATACATTTCATCTGATGCTGTGATTGGTGCTGATACTATTATTTATCCAGGTACAGTAATAAAAGGCAATAGTATTATTGGAGAAGACTGTGTAATAGGACCGAATAGTGAAATAGGTAATTGCAGCATTAGTGATCGTACTGAGATAAAGCATTCAGTAGCATATGATAGTACAATTGGAAGCGATGTAAATATTGGCCCGTTTGCACACATTCGCCCACAATCCAACATTGAAGACGAGGTTAAAATTGGAAACTTCGTAGAAGTGAAAAAATCAAGTTTCGGCCGTGGAAGTAAAGCATCTCACCTAAGTTATATCGGTGATGCAGAAGTAGGACGTGATGTAAATCTTGGTTGCGGCGCTATTACAGTAAATTATGATGGTGAGAAAAAATATCTGACAAAAATTGAAGATGGAGTTTTTGTAGGATGTAATGCCAATTTAGTTGCACCTGTTACGATTGGCGAGAATTCATTTATTGCTGCAGGTTCAACTATTACAGAAGATGTACCCGCTAATAGTTTATCTATTGCAAGGTCTAGACAGACGAATAAAGAAGGCTATATTGAAAAAAAGAAAAATTAA
- the ridA gene encoding 2-iminobutanoate/2-iminopropanoate deaminase, with protein MKTVHTKNAPAAIGPYSQGIIVNNMFYSSGQIPLTPEGEMINGDVQQQTHQVFANLMAVLEEAGASLETVVKTTVFIKDMNDFAKVNEVYAQYFDNHKPARSCVEVARLPKDALVEIEVIALTK; from the coding sequence ATGAAAACGGTTCACACAAAAAATGCACCAGCAGCTATTGGTCCATACTCTCAAGGAATTATTGTAAATAATATGTTTTACAGTTCAGGGCAGATTCCGTTAACACCCGAGGGTGAGATGATTAATGGTGATGTTCAGCAACAAACACATCAGGTTTTTGCAAATCTTATGGCTGTTTTAGAAGAAGCGGGGGCTTCATTAGAAACTGTTGTAAAGACAACTGTTTTTATAAAAGATATGAATGACTTTGCAAAAGTTAATGAGGTATATGCTCAGTATTTTGATAACCATAAACCTGCTAGATCTTGTGTTGAAGTTGCTAGATTACCCAAAGATGCATTAGTAGAAATAGAGGTAATTGCTTTAACTAAATAA
- a CDS encoding small, acid-soluble spore protein, alpha/beta type — MSRRKGLMSEPFKEELAKELGFYETVQTEGWGGITARQAGNMVKRAVEIAQQNLVNQQNQ, encoded by the coding sequence ATGAGTAGACGTAAAGGTCTGATGTCTGAACCTTTTAAAGAGGAATTGGCAAAGGAACTTGGATTTTATGAAACGGTTCAAACTGAGGGGTGGGGAGGCATTACAGCCCGCCAAGCAGGTAATATGGTAAAACGTGCGGTCGAGATTGCACAACAAAACCTGGTAAATCAGCAAAATCAATAA
- a CDS encoding 50S ribosomal protein L25/general stress protein Ctc produces the protein MSTLSAKERSTFKNSSKTDLRREGKMPAVVYGKDKPNKHIYLNSVDFLKTLKESGRNGILKLQIDGGDTESVMLHDVQTDPLKGEVVHADFYIVNMSSKVDVEVNIHLIGEAQGVKEGGVLQQPLHQVSVRSLPTSIPPKIEIDISHMDIGDVIMVNDIQTDGKYEVLDDANTVIASILQPKLEKEVNTGEVQADGNIEATTENSQETEE, from the coding sequence TTGTCAACTTTATCCGCAAAAGAAAGAAGTACCTTTAAAAATTCATCAAAAACAGATCTACGTCGTGAAGGGAAAATGCCAGCCGTTGTTTATGGAAAGGACAAGCCAAATAAACATATTTATTTGAATTCTGTTGATTTCCTTAAAACATTGAAGGAATCAGGGCGAAATGGCATTCTAAAACTCCAAATTGACGGTGGCGATACGGAATCTGTTATGCTACATGATGTTCAAACAGATCCTTTAAAAGGCGAAGTGGTGCATGCTGATTTTTACATTGTCAATATGTCTTCTAAAGTAGATGTTGAGGTAAATATCCATCTTATTGGTGAAGCTCAAGGTGTCAAGGAAGGTGGAGTTCTTCAGCAACCTTTACACCAAGTATCTGTTCGTTCACTACCAACTTCTATTCCGCCTAAGATAGAAATTGATATTTCACACATGGATATCGGAGATGTAATCATGGTTAATGATATTCAAACTGATGGGAAATATGAAGTTCTCGATGATGCTAATACTGTAATTGCTTCAATCCTACAACCTAAGTTGGAAAAAGAAGTGAATACCGGAGAAGTTCAAGCGGATGGAAATATTGAGGCTACAACAGAGAATTCGCAAGAAACAGAAGAATAA
- the veg gene encoding biofilm formation stimulator Veg, translated as MGKTLLDIKRNLDSNLGKRLTLKANGGRRKTIERSGVLAETYPSVFIIELDQHENAFERVSYSYADVLTETVELTFLDENTGSMALSGQ; from the coding sequence GCAATCTTGACAGTAATCTTGGTAAACGTCTTACATTAAAAGCAAATGGAGGACGTCGAAAAACTATTGAACGTTCTGGAGTGTTAGCTGAAACATATCCTTCTGTTTTTATCATTGAACTTGATCAGCATGAGAATGCATTTGAACGTGTTTCTTATAGTTATGCAGATGTGTTGACAGAAACAGTTGAGTTAACATTTTTGGATGAAAATACAGGTAGCATGGCATTAAGTGGGCAGTAG
- the purR gene encoding pur operon repressor, with protein sequence MKIRRSGRLVDMTSYLLDHPRQLVSLSFFADRYGAAKSSISEDLAIIKMTFEQQGMGSLYTVPGAAGGVKYIPHASESEAKEFIAELCKQIEKPDRLLPGGYLYLTDILGNPRLVNKIGRLIASVFADRKIDVIMTVATKGIPIAHAVASYLDVPVVIVRRDSKVTEGSTVSINYVSGSTGRIQTMLLARRSLAEGSNVLIVDDFMKAGGTINGMVNLLEEFKANVAGIGVLVEAEDIEERLVDEYISLVRLSAVDVKEKLIKVEEGNYFSFTKPLKIEE encoded by the coding sequence ATGAAGATAAGACGTAGCGGAAGATTAGTAGATATGACTAGCTATTTATTGGACCATCCTCGTCAACTAGTATCACTTTCGTTCTTTGCCGATCGGTATGGTGCGGCTAAGTCATCGATAAGTGAGGATTTAGCTATCATTAAGATGACCTTTGAACAACAGGGCATGGGCTCATTATATACAGTACCGGGAGCTGCAGGCGGTGTGAAATATATTCCACATGCCTCTGAATCGGAGGCAAAGGAATTTATAGCTGAGCTATGTAAACAAATTGAGAAACCTGATCGGTTATTACCAGGGGGATATTTGTATTTAACAGATATTCTTGGGAATCCAAGGTTAGTTAATAAAATTGGAAGGCTTATTGCATCTGTTTTTGCGGACAGAAAAATTGATGTTATTATGACTGTTGCAACAAAGGGGATTCCAATTGCACATGCCGTTGCATCTTATTTAGACGTTCCAGTTGTTATAGTTCGACGTGACAGCAAGGTTACAGAAGGCTCTACAGTTAGTATAAATTATGTTTCTGGCTCAACTGGTAGAATTCAGACAATGCTCCTTGCTAGAAGAAGCTTAGCTGAGGGTTCAAATGTACTAATAGTAGATGACTTTATGAAAGCGGGCGGGACAATTAATGGTATGGTCAATCTATTAGAGGAATTTAAAGCAAATGTCGCGGGAATTGGTGTATTAGTAGAAGCTGAAGATATAGAAGAGCGATTAGTAGACGAATATATTTCATTAGTTCGTTTATCGGCAGTAGATGTAAAGGAGAAACTAATTAAGGTGGAAGAAGGCAATTATTTTAGTTTCACTAAACCTTTAAAAATAGAAGAATAA
- the spoVG gene encoding septation regulator SpoVG produces MEVTDVRLRRVNTEGRMRAIASITLDHEFVVHDIRVIDGNNGLFVAMPSKRTPDGEFRDIAHPINSNTRGKIQDAVLAEYHRVGELDEVEFEEAGAS; encoded by the coding sequence ATGGAAGTAACTGACGTAAGACTACGCCGCGTAAACACCGAAGGACGCATGAGAGCCATCGCCTCCATTACGCTAGATCATGAGTTTGTAGTTCATGATATTCGTGTGATTGATGGAAATAACGGTTTATTTGTGGCTATGCCAAGTAAACGTACTCCTGATGGGGAATTTCGTGATATAGCGCATCCAATTAATTCAAATACTCGTGGTAAAATTCAAGATGCAGTTTTAGCCGAGTATCATCGTGTAGGAGAACTAGACGAAGTAGAGTTCGAAGAAGCTGGAGCCTCATAA
- the ispE gene encoding 4-(cytidine 5'-diphospho)-2-C-methyl-D-erythritol kinase has translation MGEKILVKAPAKINLSLDVLHKRDDGYHEVRMIMTTIDLADRIELEGLEEDTIKIVSENRFVPEDDRNLAYQAASLLKKRYGVDRGVAISITKVIPVAAGLAGGSSDAAATLRGLNKLWGLGLSLDKLAELGAEIGSDVSFCVYGGTAIATGRGEKIIHIDSPPPCYVILAKPTMGVSTADIYRNLKLDHIVHPDIDAMVTAIKNQDFKGICQNVGNVLESVTLELYPEVRQIRQQMERFGADAVLMSGSGPTVYGLVQYQSRLQRIYNGLRGFCDQVYAVRLLGGRNESDNSYS, from the coding sequence ATGGGCGAAAAAATACTAGTGAAAGCACCAGCCAAAATTAATTTATCCTTAGATGTTTTACATAAAAGAGATGACGGTTACCATGAGGTTAGGATGATCATGACTACGATTGATTTAGCTGACCGAATTGAACTTGAAGGGCTTGAAGAGGATACTATTAAAATTGTATCAGAGAACCGTTTTGTGCCGGAAGATGACCGGAATTTAGCTTATCAAGCAGCGAGCTTATTAAAAAAGCGTTACGGTGTAGATAGGGGTGTGGCAATCTCAATTACAAAAGTGATTCCGGTAGCAGCAGGCTTAGCTGGAGGTAGTAGTGATGCAGCAGCAACACTTAGAGGTTTGAATAAGTTATGGGGGCTAGGACTAAGCCTTGATAAGCTGGCAGAATTAGGAGCCGAAATTGGATCTGATGTTTCTTTTTGCGTATATGGAGGAACTGCGATTGCCACGGGAAGAGGCGAGAAAATTATACATATTGATTCACCACCGCCTTGCTATGTCATTTTGGCAAAACCAACAATGGGTGTATCAACCGCGGATATTTACCGGAACTTAAAATTAGATCATATCGTCCATCCAGATATAGATGCAATGGTCACAGCGATTAAAAACCAAGATTTTAAAGGTATATGCCAAAATGTTGGTAATGTTCTCGAAAGTGTGACATTAGAACTTTATCCAGAGGTTCGTCAAATAAGACAGCAAATGGAGCGTTTTGGAGCGGATGCGGTATTAATGAGTGGTAGTGGGCCAACTGTTTATGGATTGGTACAATATCAATCAAGATTACAAAGAATATATAATGGTTTAAGGGGCTTTTGTGATCAGGTTTATGCTGTTCGTTTACTTGGTGGCAGAAATGAAAGTGATAACTCCTACTCTTGA
- a CDS encoding ribose-phosphate diphosphokinase yields MPNQYLDPNLKVFTLGSNRALAEEIVEHIGIEMGKCMVSRFSDGEVQINIEESIRGCDVYVIQSTSSPVNQHLMELLIMVDALKRASAKTINVVIPYYGYARQDRKARSREPITAKLVANLIETAGATRVIAFDLHAPQIQGFFDIPIDHLMGVPILADYFKDKNFDDVVIVSPDHGGVTRARKMADRLKAPIAIIDKRRPRPNVAEVMNIVGNIEGKTAILIDDIIDTAGTITLAANALVEHGAREVYACCTHPVLSGPAMDRIINSKIKELVVTNTIALPQEKKIDKITELSVAPLISEAIIRVHEEQSVSTLFD; encoded by the coding sequence ATGCCAAATCAATATCTTGACCCCAATTTGAAGGTATTTACACTTGGATCAAATCGCGCTTTAGCTGAAGAAATTGTTGAACATATCGGAATTGAAATGGGTAAATGTATGGTTTCTAGATTCAGCGATGGCGAGGTACAGATCAATATTGAAGAAAGTATCCGCGGTTGTGACGTGTATGTCATTCAATCTACAAGTTCACCAGTGAACCAGCATCTAATGGAGCTATTAATCATGGTTGATGCATTAAAACGTGCATCTGCTAAAACGATAAATGTTGTTATCCCATACTATGGGTATGCACGTCAAGACCGTAAAGCCCGTTCACGTGAGCCGATCACAGCTAAGCTAGTAGCAAACTTAATTGAAACGGCAGGAGCTACTCGTGTTATTGCATTTGACTTACATGCTCCACAAATTCAAGGATTCTTTGACATTCCAATTGACCATTTAATGGGAGTACCTATTTTGGCTGACTATTTCAAAGATAAAAATTTCGACGATGTTGTAATCGTATCACCGGACCATGGTGGGGTTACTCGTGCTAGAAAAATGGCAGATCGCTTAAAAGCACCGATTGCAATTATTGATAAGCGCCGTCCAAGGCCGAATGTAGCTGAAGTAATGAATATTGTAGGTAATATTGAAGGTAAAACGGCTATTTTAATCGACGATATTATCGACACTGCGGGAACTATAACATTAGCAGCTAATGCCCTAGTTGAACATGGTGCAAGGGAAGTTTATGCATGCTGTACCCACCCAGTACTATCTGGACCAGCAATGGACCGCATTATTAACTCTAAAATTAAAGAACTTGTTGTTACAAATACCATAGCACTTCCACAAGAGAAGAAAATTGACAAAATTACGGAGCTTTCGGTTGCGCCATTAATTAGTGAAGCGATTATCCGTGTCCATGAAGAACAATCTGTAAGTACATTATTTGATTAA